A segment of the Mangrovimonas sp. YM274 genome:
ACGGCCGTATTGTTGGTTGGGGACCTACGGTAACAGAACTCAATCATTTATTAGAAGTTTTTGAAGAAATTTGGCATGTGGCTATGTGGCACGATGGGAGCGCTCCTAAGAGTGCGTTGCCTTATGAGCCCTACAAGATCCATTTTGTACCCATACCAACGGTAGGAGGCTACGGGCTTGGAGCTAAATTGAGCATCTTATGGCAAGCCCCAAAAACATTGGCTATCATACGGCAAACACTCAAACAGGTAGATTGTTTCCAGTTTCGGGCACCTACGGGTATTGGTGTATATGTTTTGCCTTTCCTAAGTTGGTATCGCCAAAAACCTGGTTGGTTTAAATATGCAGGAAACTGGAATCAAGACAAACCACCGTTGGGGTATCGATGGCAGCGTTGGTGGCTCAAACAACAGACGAGGACAGTAACGGTTAACGGTCATTGGCCGAAACAACCAAAGCATTGTTTAAGCTTTGAAAACCCGTGTTTGACACAAGAGGAATTGAAGGAGGGACTTTTATGGAGTGGTAATCGGAGCATACCAAGACGTTGGACTTTTTGTTATGTAGGACGAATTGAAGACGCTAAAGGCGTTGGACGTATCCTTGAGGCTTTAAAAACTTTAGAACCCAACTATCGATCACGGATAGCATGTGTGCATTTGGTTGGAGAAGGTAAGTCTTTGGATGCATATAGGTTGCAAGCAAATGATTGCGAAATTCCTATACTATTTCACGGCGCTTTGAGCCGAAAGGAGGTTTTCGGCATATATAAGGAGAGTGATGTATTTTTAATGCCTACGACCGCATCTGAAGGGTTTCCTAAAGTAATTGCTGAAGCTATGAATTTTGGGTGTATACCCATGGTATCTCAAGTTTCGGCCATCACCCAATATGTGGAAGACCAAAAACATGGATGGATTTTGGAGAACGTTGAAATGGCTTCTCTTCATAGCGCGCTTAAGGATATGATGTCTCTTAGTTCAGAAACTTATCTTGACTATGTTTCCGAATGCCATGAACAGGTAGGTCCTTTTTCCTTTAAATATTATAATGATCGAATTCGTTCAATTTCGGCAGGATTTATAAAATAGCTATTTTTAAGACTTAAAGACAACCGTGCAACCGAATAGCCAATCCAAATATATCACGCAGATCCTGATCCATATGGGAATGGGTGTATTGGTGTTTTTGTTTGAGCCTATCTCTAAGGTGTATTTTATTGGTGCCTTATGCTATCTGACTTGGCAAATTATTATGGGCCCAAAAAAGGATACCACTGTAAATGTGTTTTTGGCCTGTTCCTATTTTGTTGGTGCGGAAGTGTTTTTTAGAATGACTAAAGGAGGACTGTCCTATGAAGCTTCTAAATATTTAGTGATTGTTTTTACTGTTATGGGCATGTTTTATAAAGGTATTTCAGGAAAAGGCTACCCTTATTTTATGTATTTGATTTTATTGGTGCCCGCTATTGTTGTAGCTTCCATAACCTTAACGTTTAATGCAAATTTTCGTACCAATGTAGCTTTTGTGTTAAGTGGCCCAGTTTGTTTGGGCATTGCTGCTTTATTCTGTTACGATAGGAAGGTATCCCATAAACAGATACTGGATATGTTACTTTATATGTTATTACCCTTGGTCACTACTACAACCTATCTGTTTTTATATAACCCAAGTATTAAGGATACGCTATCAGGGACCGCTTCCAATGCTGCCAGCTCAGGGGGATTTGGTCCCAATCAGGTGGCTACCGTTTTAGGCTTGGGCATGAGTATTTTAGTGGTGCGTTTATTTTTACAATCCCCTAATCTTTTATTAAAGTTCTTAAATATTGGGTTGCTGAGCGCCATGAGTTTTAGAGCTATTGTGACCTTTAGTCGAGGTGGGATTTTTGCCGCTATTATTGTGGTTGGCGCTTTTTTATGGACCTTATTCTTTAGGTCTTCACTGAAACAAAAAAATCAAATTTTGGGTTCTTTTGTTCTTTTAGTAGTTGGGATTGGTATTACTTGGATGATTAGTTCGGTGCAAACTTATGGGCTCATTGATAAGCGTTATGCAAATCAGGACGCTTTGGGGCGTGAGAAAGGTGATATTTCAACAGGGCGTTTAGATTTATTTATGGAAGAAGTGGATGGTTTTTTGGAGAGCCCTTTTTTGGGGATTGGAGCCAGTAGAACCAAAAATAAACGTGTGGAAGAAAGCGGTCATCATTTGCCTTCCCATAATGAAGTGGGACGACTCCTAGCGGAGCATGGTTTTTTGGGGATTATTATATTAATGATATTGAGTTTTACCCCATTAGCCTATCGAGGCAAAAATTCAAGGAATTTGTTTTTTTGGGCTTTTTTGTGCTTTTGGTTTGCTACCATCAATCATTCTGGGATGCGCATAGCTGCTCCATCCTTTATCTATGCCCTTAGTCTTTTAAATGTGACATATGAGAAACGTCCTTTACATAGGAAACAACTTAAGCAATCGACATACTAATCTGTCCTCTATTCATGTTTTGGGTAAACTTTTGGAAGAGGAAGGGTATACCCTACGTTATGCATCCTCCTATAATAACAAATTATTTCGTTTATTAGATATGTTATGGCAATGTGGGCGTCTTGCCAAGCGTATGGATGTGGTTCTTATTGACACCTACAGCACCCATAATTTTTATTATGCTTTGTTGGTAAGTCAGCTATGTCGGGTTTTGCAATTGCCATATATACCTAGTTTAAATGGAGGGAATTTACCAGCACGTTTAGCACGTAATCCAAAATTATGTGCCATGATCTTTAAAAATGCACATTATAATGTATCTCCTTCCTCATATTTACAAGATGCCTTTGCAAAGCAGGGTTATGACAATGTGGTTCATATTCCGAATAGTATTAAGCTAGAGGAGTATCCGGTATCAAAGCGCCGGTATGATACTATTCGTTTGTTATGGGTGCGTTCCTTTTCAAAAATTTACAATCCGCAATTGGCGGTAAACGTCTTGAAACGGCTAAAGCAAAAGGGCTATGATGCATCGCTCTGTATGGTAGGACCTGATAGTGACGGCAGTTTAGAGTCCGTAAAGTTGTTAGCCAAAGATTTGAATTTGGATGTCCGGTTTACAGGGAAACTGACTAAGATGGAATGGACGCAATTGGCCAAGGAGTACAATGTATTTATCAATACTACTAATTTTGACAATACTCCAGTGAGTGTGATTGAGGCCATGGCCTTAGGACTCCCTATTGTTAGTACTGATGTTGGCGGGATGCCTTATCTCATTAACCATGGTGTAAGTGGTTTGTTGGTGCCGCCAAACGATGTTTATGCTATGGTAGGAGCTATAGAACAGGTTTATGGGCATAGTACACTTCGAGAAGATTTGGTAAGAAATGCCCGGACTGTGGTGGCAGAATTTGACTGGGAAATGGTCAAACAACGGTGGAATGCCGTATTACAACCCTAAGCCCTTTGTTCTGAGAAATATCTTTATATATTTACCACAAAATTCCAACTAACGCTATGGGGGGGCCAACCAAGGATATACATTTTGAGATTTCAGAGCGTAAGGTATTGTTGCGCTTAATGGATTTAGGGATGGTCCTATTGGGACTTTGTGTGTTGGAATATGGTTTTGGTTTTAAGTATCTTACCATTGACCAAGAACATACCGTTGCCTTGGTAGTGTTAGGCTTGTATATCATGGTGTTTGGAACCGTTTTTGAAATATACGATTTGCATAAATCCAGCAAGTTGGATACTACCTTCCGAAATGTTGTATTGACCTCTTCCACAGTGGTGCTTTTTTATCTTTTGACTCCTTTCTTTACGCCATTTTTACCCGAAAAGCGTTTACAGATAGTCTATTTTTATATAGCCCTAATTGTGGGCATTTTTCTATGGCGGCTTGCGTATACGGCTTTTATAGCTTCTCCAAGGTTTTATAAGAAGGTTTTGTTGGTTGGAGAAATTTCCAATATGGAAAATATCATAAAGCCTTTGAGGGATTCCGATCCTAATTACCATATCATCGGTTTTATCAATTGTGAAGCGGTGGCAGATGCCCCTTTAAAGTTCAAGGGTTTAAAAGAATACCATCCCGAGGAGTTGATTTCTGTAATTGTAGAGGAACGTGTCTCTGAGGTATTGGTAGCTAGTTTTAATGCCGAGACCATTATGCCGGAAATTTATCATGATTTGATGATGCTTTTGGAGCGTGGTTTTACCATTAGAGAGTATACCCAAGTGTATGAAGAGGTAACCCAAAGGGTGCCCATTCAATTTATTGGTAAGGACTTCTATAAGTATTTTCCTTTTAGCCGTAGTAACCAAAATGCCTTGTACCTTTTTTTTCATAGAACTTTCGATTTGGTGTTTTCTTTTTTAGGGTTGTTGGTTGGATCTTGCTTTCTTCCATTTATTTTATTGGGTAATGCAGTGGCCAACAGGGGGCCTTTATTCTACAAACAAGAACGGGTTGGAAAAAATGGACAGCCCTTCCATATCCTTAAATTGCGAAGTATGGTTGTGGATGCCGAACGCCATTGTGGCGCCAAGTGGGCTGAGCGCAACGATACCCGTATCACCAGCTTTGGTCGTTTCTTAAGACGGTCTCGTTTAGATGAGATTCCTCAGTTTTTTAACGTATTAAAAGGGGATATGAGTATTATTGGTCCACGACCAGAACGTCCCTATTTTGTCAATGAACTTTCCCAGGTGATACCTTTTTATGAAACTAGGCATGTGATACGACCCGGACTTACCGGATGGGCGCAAATCAATTACCGGTATGGAGCGACTATTGATGATAGCTTAACGAAACTTCAGTATGACTTGTATTATATCAAACACCGTAGTTTCTTTTTGGATTTTAGTATTGTTCTTAAAACCTTAAGTGCCATTGTGTATTATAGGGGACAATAGGTAGTGAGTAGTGAGTAGTGAGTAGTGAGTGGGACGATAAAGAAATGCTACATTCCTTAAAGGCTTTTATTCCATATAGTATCCAACTATATTCTAGGTCTTCTGAACATAGTGATCAAAAACAATCCAATCATCACAAACAAACTGATACGTGCAATAAAATCGCCAGCTTTGGTGTAAAAGGTTTGTGTTTCGTTTGTGGTAATGGTACCAGTGAGTGCGCCTTGTGTATTATATGCCAAGGTTTCCATAATATCTCCCTTCGCATTAATAATGGCCGAAATCCCTGTATTGGCACTGCGCACCACCGGACGTCGCGTTTCGATGGCCCGAAGTCGGGCATAGCTTAAATGCTGCTTATGTCCTTGTGTTTCTCCCCACCAGGCATCGTTGGTGATAATGGCCAAGAGGTTGGCTCCATTTCGAACATAGCCTGTGACAAATTCACCATAGACCGATTCGTAGCAAATGATGGGGGCCGCTTTGGTGGTTCCATCTGAAGTGGTGAATACCGAACGTTCCTTTTGAGTGGTTTTCATGGCTACGGTACCTCCCAAATCAATCATGACATCTCCGATTAAAGGTTTTAGGATTTCCTGATACGGAAAGTTTTCAATACCTACTACCAATTTTGATTTATTGTAGAATTGTACACTGTCTGATGCATTGAGCATGATGGCCGAATTATAATCATCGTACCAAAGGTCATCCCTGAGTTGGTTAGTTTCTGAACGGACCTTTTTAGGATTGCCAAACACATCTATGAAGGAAATACCTGTTAAGAAATTGACCTGAGGGTGCCTTTTTATATAGCCTTCCATAAAGGATTTAAAACGCGCATTGGGAAATTGTTTTAGGCGTACATTATCTGCAAAAACGGTTTCAGGTGCCAATATCAAGGTTGTGTTGTCGGTAATGGTTTGGTCCGTTAACCTTAAAAGCATTTGGGCAATACTGTCATTTGATGTATGGTATTTTTCACTGTAGGGATCGATATTGGGTTGGAGTGCCATTACCTCTACCTGAGTCCCTTCATGTGAAAACGTATGGTAGCGTACTAAGGATATTGTGATGGGAGAAAGCAATAGTACTCCGAGACCAATTAAAGGCTTTTTGAGAGCTATTCTCCCTTTTTCTTTAAAGGCTAAATAGGCTTTAAAGCCTATGATGTTGCCTAGCCATACCCAAAGGGTGCCTCCAAAAGTTCCTGTATATTCATACCATTGGATCCATGTGGGATGTTCGGAAAAGGCATTTCCTAGATTTAACCAAGGCCAGGAGAATTCCCAACCCAAATGCAGTTTTTCAAAACAGATCCATAAAGTAACCAAAAACAATAGTGCTTTGTTTTGGGAACTGCGCTTGGCAATTGTGTGGTAGAGCAGGATGACAAAAGTCATTAATAAGGAGTTGACCAAAATGGCAAAACTGGCTCCAAATACATCCGCAAAACGCAACCAATTGGTAGTAATAAAATTCCAAATAACAAAGCCTATATAGGCATAGCCCATAAGTTTTAAGCGCTTTCCTTTTGAAGCGGAGTGCCGTAACTGATGTTCTAAAACCAAAAGCGGTATAAAAGCCACAAATAGAAGCAACGGCATACCATAGGTTGGCCATGAGAGGGCCAGCAATAGTCCGGAGCTTATGGCTAGAATTGGTTTTTGCACTATCTAAAGATACTAAAATCGAGTTTTAGAGAAAAGACATTGGAGTATAGGGCGGCACTTTGGTCGCCTATATCTGTAAAGGCATAATCTATTTGAATACCACGGTATTTAAATCCTACCCCAAAATTGGGTTGAAAGGTCGTGGTTTGAGAATCGTCAAACTGAGTTTCATTTTGAAAATTACCTAGTCCCCCTCTTAAGAACACCAAATTGGTATAGCCAAATTCAAAGCCAAAGGCAGGATTGATGCTTGCAAAGGAAGTGGATATGATATCATTGTTTTCGGCAAAACGTACGTTTAAATCCAAAGCCGTTACCAAGGAATAATCATAATGGAAAATAAACTTTTTGGAAAGTCCAACTTGTAGTTTTGGTATGGTAATTTCGGTAGTTTCAGGAAGGCTTTGGTTTTGGCCTTCAACGGCATCGCTAATATAATTAAACTTATCCTCATCGATAGCCCAAGCGTTATAGGTGGTTGTAATATCTCGCGCCATAATCCCAAACTTCCAATCGTTATCAGTTTGAAATTGTAAACCGGCATCCAGACCAAAGCCCCAAGAGGATGCAAAGTCCCCAATGATACGCCTTATGACTTTAGCATTGATACCATAACTAAAGCCTTGAAGTTTAAGGTTTCTGGCATAGGAAAATGTCAAACCATAATCGGCCGTTGAAAAGCGTTTAATACGATCATAATTAATGTTGCCCTGATCATCTATAAGTTGGGTGGTATCCAAAATATCATCCACTCCAAAGCGGATCAATGAAATTCCCAAAGCACTTTCGGTGTCCAAAGGCATGGCAAAGGCCATATAATTATAATTGGCAATATTGGCAAAATAACTAGAGTGCATCAAAGCCAATTGGTTATCTTCTATAGCCGTTAGTCCTGCTGGATTCCAATAGCCAGAATTCACATCGGAGGTTAGGGATACCACGGCATTGCTCATTCCTAGCGCTGCAGCATCGACTCCAATATTCATAAATTCATTAGAGTATTTTCTAGCGGTTTGCCCGAGGGTTCCTAAGGAAACCAACATAAAAAGAAGCCCTACATATTTTTTCAATAGCAAAAAATTTTTACAAAGATGCACATTATTTTTAATCTATTAAACAACAAATGTCTTCACTTATTGTGTGTAATGTCATGACCAAGATTCTTTTTTATCGGTAAGCGTTTCTCATGGCGTTAAGGCGTAGAAAAGAATACAGACTGCGATTCTACCAATGGGATTGATTTTTGATAATGATATGATTTTATAATGTTGATATAATGCTATTTAATTATTGTATCCTGATGACATTTATATGGGAATTGAGAAAATACCTGAGGACAACGAGTTTTTACTCATAAACATTTCAAAATTGTTACTATTTTTACACAAAACGAACCTATGAGCATCAAGCGGCATATTCCCAATTTATTTACTTTATTAAATTTGTTTAGTGGCTGTATAGCCGTACTTTTTGTAGTGCATGGCAATTTTGTGGCAGGAGCCTTTTGTGTGTTTTTGGGGATTTTCTTCGATTTTTTTGATGGATTCCTCGCCCGAAAACTAGGGGTGCCCAGTGAATTGGGGCTTCAGTTAGATTCCTTGGCCGATATGGTAACCAGCGGATTGGTTCCAGGGCTAGTGATGTTTAAATTATTGACCATGGCCTTAGCAACAGAACCCTTAAAAGAGTGGAATGCCATAGCCGATTTTAATGGTGGGGCTTTTAAGCCTTTAGCTTTGGTTGGGCTATTGATAACATTGGCGTCGGCTTACAGGTTGGCAAAATTCAATATTGATACCGAACAACAAACCGCTTTTAAAGGTTTACCAACCCCAGCCAATGCTTTGCTAGTGTTGTCTTTGCCTTTGATATTGGAATATCAAAGCACCACTTGGCTTAGTCAATTTATACTAAATCCATGGTTTTTAATCCTATTTACCATTTTTAGCTGTTCTATGCTCAATGCCAGTATTAGATTGTTTGCCCTGAAAACCAAAGATTGGAGCTTTCAAGCCAACAAGGTGCGCTATGGATTTTTGTTGGTAAGCTTGGTATTATTGCTATTGCTTCAGTTTGTGGCAATTCCTATTGTAATTGCTCTTTATATCCTATTATCGTTGTTCGCTAAAAACGCTTAAATTTCTAAAGACTTAAATGTATGGCCTCAGGTTTCTTTGCCTTATTAGATGATATTTCTGCCCTAATGGATGATGTGGTGGTCATGAGTAAAATCACCACCAAAAAAACTGCTGGAATTTTAGGGGATGACTTAGCTGTAAATGCCGAAAAGGCTTCGGGTTTTGTGTCCTCTAGGGAGTTACCCGTGTTGTGGGCTATAATGAAGGGTTCTTTTTTGAATAAAGTCATTATTTTACCCATAGCCTTTTTGCTTAGTGCTTTTGTGCCCGTGGCTATTACGGTTATTTTGATTTTAGGAGGCTTGTATTTGGCCTATGAAGGAGCTGAAAAGGTTTATGAATTTTTTGTACCCCATGCCCCTCATAATGAAGAATCTCATGAGGCTGTATCTAAATCTCCTGCTGAAATCTTGGCTCAGGAACAGAAAAAAGTAAAATCAGCCATATTAACAGACTTTATATTGTCTATTGAAATTGTGATTATTGCTTTAGGCAATGTAATGGAATCTGAATTGATGGTGCAAATTGCT
Coding sequences within it:
- a CDS encoding DUF808 domain-containing protein, coding for MASGFFALLDDISALMDDVVVMSKITTKKTAGILGDDLAVNAEKASGFVSSRELPVLWAIMKGSFLNKVIILPIAFLLSAFVPVAITVILILGGLYLAYEGAEKVYEFFVPHAPHNEESHEAVSKSPAEILAQEQKKVKSAILTDFILSIEIVIIALGNVMESELMVQIAVVSVVAIIATVGVYGIVALIVRMDDFGLKLISLSEGETNMTYHMGRGLVKALPLVVKGLSFVGTLALLLVSGGIFAHNIDWFHEHHVLASWPSLIREFLFGLSIGALVLLLVLLFKRLFKKK
- a CDS encoding sugar transferase, with protein sequence MGGPTKDIHFEISERKVLLRLMDLGMVLLGLCVLEYGFGFKYLTIDQEHTVALVVLGLYIMVFGTVFEIYDLHKSSKLDTTFRNVVLTSSTVVLFYLLTPFFTPFLPEKRLQIVYFYIALIVGIFLWRLAYTAFIASPRFYKKVLLVGEISNMENIIKPLRDSDPNYHIIGFINCEAVADAPLKFKGLKEYHPEELISVIVEERVSEVLVASFNAETIMPEIYHDLMMLLERGFTIREYTQVYEEVTQRVPIQFIGKDFYKYFPFSRSNQNALYLFFHRTFDLVFSFLGLLVGSCFLPFILLGNAVANRGPLFYKQERVGKNGQPFHILKLRSMVVDAERHCGAKWAERNDTRITSFGRFLRRSRLDEIPQFFNVLKGDMSIIGPRPERPYFVNELSQVIPFYETRHVIRPGLTGWAQINYRYGATIDDSLTKLQYDLYYIKHRSFFLDFSIVLKTLSAIVYYRGQ
- a CDS encoding PorV/PorQ family protein — protein: MLVSLGTLGQTARKYSNEFMNIGVDAAALGMSNAVVSLTSDVNSGYWNPAGLTAIEDNQLALMHSSYFANIANYNYMAFAMPLDTESALGISLIRFGVDDILDTTQLIDDQGNINYDRIKRFSTADYGLTFSYARNLKLQGFSYGINAKVIRRIIGDFASSWGFGLDAGLQFQTDNDWKFGIMARDITTTYNAWAIDEDKFNYISDAVEGQNQSLPETTEITIPKLQVGLSKKFIFHYDYSLVTALDLNVRFAENNDIISTSFASINPAFGFEFGYTNLVFLRGGLGNFQNETQFDDSQTTTFQPNFGVGFKYRGIQIDYAFTDIGDQSAALYSNVFSLKLDFSIFR
- a CDS encoding glycosyltransferase family 4 protein codes for the protein MRNVLYIGNNLSNRHTNLSSIHVLGKLLEEEGYTLRYASSYNNKLFRLLDMLWQCGRLAKRMDVVLIDTYSTHNFYYALLVSQLCRVLQLPYIPSLNGGNLPARLARNPKLCAMIFKNAHYNVSPSSYLQDAFAKQGYDNVVHIPNSIKLEEYPVSKRRYDTIRLLWVRSFSKIYNPQLAVNVLKRLKQKGYDASLCMVGPDSDGSLESVKLLAKDLNLDVRFTGKLTKMEWTQLAKEYNVFINTTNFDNTPVSVIEAMALGLPIVSTDVGGMPYLINHGVSGLLVPPNDVYAMVGAIEQVYGHSTLREDLVRNARTVVAEFDWEMVKQRWNAVLQP
- the lnt gene encoding apolipoprotein N-acyltransferase, with amino-acid sequence MQKPILAISSGLLLALSWPTYGMPLLLFVAFIPLLVLEHQLRHSASKGKRLKLMGYAYIGFVIWNFITTNWLRFADVFGASFAILVNSLLMTFVILLYHTIAKRSSQNKALLFLVTLWICFEKLHLGWEFSWPWLNLGNAFSEHPTWIQWYEYTGTFGGTLWVWLGNIIGFKAYLAFKEKGRIALKKPLIGLGVLLLSPITISLVRYHTFSHEGTQVEVMALQPNIDPYSEKYHTSNDSIAQMLLRLTDQTITDNTTLILAPETVFADNVRLKQFPNARFKSFMEGYIKRHPQVNFLTGISFIDVFGNPKKVRSETNQLRDDLWYDDYNSAIMLNASDSVQFYNKSKLVVGIENFPYQEILKPLIGDVMIDLGGTVAMKTTQKERSVFTTSDGTTKAAPIICYESVYGEFVTGYVRNGANLLAIITNDAWWGETQGHKQHLSYARLRAIETRRPVVRSANTGISAIINAKGDIMETLAYNTQGALTGTITTNETQTFYTKAGDFIARISLFVMIGLFLITMFRRPRI
- a CDS encoding phosphatidylcholine/phosphatidylserine synthase, which encodes MSIKRHIPNLFTLLNLFSGCIAVLFVVHGNFVAGAFCVFLGIFFDFFDGFLARKLGVPSELGLQLDSLADMVTSGLVPGLVMFKLLTMALATEPLKEWNAIADFNGGAFKPLALVGLLITLASAYRLAKFNIDTEQQTAFKGLPTPANALLVLSLPLILEYQSTTWLSQFILNPWFLILFTIFSCSMLNASIRLFALKTKDWSFQANKVRYGFLLVSLVLLLLLQFVAIPIVIALYILLSLFAKNA
- a CDS encoding O-antigen ligase, encoding MQPNSQSKYITQILIHMGMGVLVFLFEPISKVYFIGALCYLTWQIIMGPKKDTTVNVFLACSYFVGAEVFFRMTKGGLSYEASKYLVIVFTVMGMFYKGISGKGYPYFMYLILLVPAIVVASITLTFNANFRTNVAFVLSGPVCLGIAALFCYDRKVSHKQILDMLLYMLLPLVTTTTYLFLYNPSIKDTLSGTASNAASSGGFGPNQVATVLGLGMSILVVRLFLQSPNLLLKFLNIGLLSAMSFRAIVTFSRGGIFAAIIVVGAFLWTLFFRSSLKQKNQILGSFVLLVVGIGITWMISSVQTYGLIDKRYANQDALGREKGDISTGRLDLFMEEVDGFLESPFLGIGASRTKNKRVEESGHHLPSHNEVGRLLAEHGFLGIIILMILSFTPLAYRGKNSRNLFFWAFLCFWFATINHSGMRIAAPSFIYALSLLNVTYEKRPLHRKQLKQSTY
- a CDS encoding glycosyltransferase, which encodes MKLAIISHTEHYTADDGRIVGWGPTVTELNHLLEVFEEIWHVAMWHDGSAPKSALPYEPYKIHFVPIPTVGGYGLGAKLSILWQAPKTLAIIRQTLKQVDCFQFRAPTGIGVYVLPFLSWYRQKPGWFKYAGNWNQDKPPLGYRWQRWWLKQQTRTVTVNGHWPKQPKHCLSFENPCLTQEELKEGLLWSGNRSIPRRWTFCYVGRIEDAKGVGRILEALKTLEPNYRSRIACVHLVGEGKSLDAYRLQANDCEIPILFHGALSRKEVFGIYKESDVFLMPTTASEGFPKVIAEAMNFGCIPMVSQVSAITQYVEDQKHGWILENVEMASLHSALKDMMSLSSETYLDYVSECHEQVGPFSFKYYNDRIRSISAGFIK